AAGAATATAATGAACGATATTTAGAAGAAAGGCTCAGAGAACTAATCCTAAAGGAGGTATCGCCCCAAAAATAATATAACCTCTCCTTTTATCTTTTCCCAGATACTTTCCAAGGAGAAATCAATCTCTTCCTTCTCCTTTTTGATTATCACCCCCGCGCTCAGTTCTTTACTATTCTCCTTCTTTAATTCCGGGAACTCCTTTGCTAAGAAGGGAAAGTCTTCAACCGCCAGGGTTATCGTGTCGTTCGGCGCCGCCCATTCTTTAATCACCTGGCGCAGAATTGCTAAATAATCCCCGAGGCGGATTCTTCGCTTCACTTCTTTAATAATCTCCTGAATCATTTGCCACTGATAGGAGAGCAACTCGTTTCTGCTTTTTGTCTTCTCTTCCGCCAGAATCTTCTTTTTTCTTTTCTCAATCTCCCTCCGCAATTTCTGGCTTTCCTTTTGCCTTAGCGCCTCCTTCTCCTTTTCTATCTCCGCTTTTAACTCACTAATTTTCGCTGCGTATTCCTGTTTAACTCTTTCCTTTTCTTCTTCCGCCTCTTTGATTATCTTTTCGGTCAGTCGGCTAATTTCCATCACAATTTAATCCCCATCAGTAAGAAGATTGTCGCCAAAAGTCCTAAGACCGCATAAGTCTCAACCATTGCCCCATAGACTACTGCCTTCATCGCCTCTTCGCTTCGCTTCGCTACCAATTGCGCCCCACTGGCACAGACCTTCCCTTGGAGGATGGCGCTCACCAAGCCAGCCACCGCTACGGGAAGGCAGGCTCCCAGAATTTGCGCCCCCTGCCATAGGGTGATCGGGGCTAAGTTACCGAAAATTCCCATTTTCGTTAAGGCTAAGAAGGCGCCTAAAAATCCGTAAAAACCTTGGGTTCCGGGAAGGGCAACCAAAAGGAAGAGACTACCAAATTTCTCCGGCGCCTCTGCTAAAACACCACTGGCGACGGAGGCGAC
The candidate division WOR-3 bacterium genome window above contains:
- a CDS encoding V-type ATP synthase subunit K produces the protein MVDPIGLTLGILGCAIAVFLSGIGSAKGISLVASVASGVLAEAPEKFGSLFLLVALPGTQGFYGFLGAFLALTKMGIFGNLAPITLWQGAQILGACLPVAVAGLVSAILQGKVCASGAQLVAKRSEEAMKAVVYGAMVETYAVLGLLATIFLLMGIKL